In one window of Ovis aries strain OAR_USU_Benz2616 breed Rambouillet chromosome 5, ARS-UI_Ramb_v3.0, whole genome shotgun sequence DNA:
- the CANX gene encoding calnexin isoform X2: protein MEGKWLLCMLLVLGTALVQAHDGHDDDVIDIEDDLDDVIEEVEDSKPKPDASSPPSPKVTYKAPVPTGEVYFADSFDRGTLSGWILSKAKKDDTDDEIAKYDGKWEVDEMKETKLPGDKGLVLMSRAKHHAISTKLNKPFIFDTKPLIVQYEVNFQNGIECGGAYVKLLSKTPELNLDQFHDKTPYTIMFGPDKCGEDYKLHFIFRHKNPKTGVYEEKHAKRPDADLKTYFTDKKTHLYTLILNPDNSFEILVDQSVVNSGNLLNDMTPPVNPSREIEDPEDRKPEDWDERPKIPDPDAVKPDDWDEDAPAKIPDEEATKPEGWLDDEPEYVPDPDAERPEDWDEDMDGEWEAPQIANPKCESAPGCGVWQRPMIDNPNYKGRWKPPMIDNPNYQGIWKPRKIPNPDFFEDLEPFKMTPFSAIGLELWSMTSDIFFDNFIVCGDRRVVDDWANDGWGLKKAADGASEPGVVGQMIEAAEERPWLWVVYILTVALPVFLVILFCCSGKKQASPVEYKKTDAPQPDVKEDEEEKEEEKEKGDEEEEGEEKLEEKQKSDVEEDGDTVSQEEEDRKPKAEEEEILNRSPRNRKPRRE from the exons ATGGAAGGGAAGTGGTTGCTGTGTATGTTACTGGTCCTTGGAACTGCTCTTGTTCAAGCTCATGATGGACATGACGATGATGTGATTGACATTGAGGATGACCTTGATGACGTCATTGAAGAGGTAGAAGACTCGAAACCGAAGCCAGATGCCAGCAGTCCGCCATCGCCAAAG GTCACCTACAAAGCTCCAGTTCCAACTGGGGAAGTGTATTTTGCTGATTCTTTTGACAGAGGAACTCTGTCAGG GTGGATTTTATCCAAAGCCAAGAAAGATGACACTGATGACGAAATTGCCAAATATGATG GAAAATGGGAGGTAGATGAAATGAAGGAAACGAAACTTCCAGGCGATAAAGGACTTGTGTTGATGTCTCGGGCCAAACACCATGCTATCTCTACTAAGCTGAACAAGCCCTTCATCTTCGATACCAAGCCTCTCATTGTTCA GTATgaagttaatttccaaaatgggATAGAATGTGGCGGTGCCTATGTGAAACTACTTTCCAAAACCCCAGAGCTCAATCTG GATCAGTTCCACGACAAGACCCCCTATACGATTATGTTTGGTCCAGATAAATGTGGAGAGGACTATAAATTGCACTTCATCTTCCGCCACAAAAACCCCAAAACAGGTGTATATGAAGAAAAGCATGCTAAGAGGCCAGATGCAGATCTGAAGACCTATTTTACTGATAAGAAAACACATCTTTATACATTAA TCTTGAATCCAGATAATAGTTTTGAAATATTAGTGGACCAATCTGTTGTGAACAGTGGGAATCTGTTAAATGACATGACTCCTCCTGTAAATCCTTCACGTGAAATTGAGGACCCAGAAGACCGGAAGCCTGAAGATTGGGATGAAAGACCAAAAATACCAGATCCTGATGCTGTCAAACCAGATGACTG GGATGAGGATGCCCCTGCTAAGATTCCAGATGAAGAAGCTACGAAGCCCGAAGGCTGGTTAGATGATGAGCCTGAGTATGTGCCTGACCCAGACGCAGAGAGGCCGGAGGACTG GGATGAAGATATGGATGGAGAATGGGAGGCTCCTCAGATTGCCAACCCTAAGTGTGAGTCGGCCCCTGGGTGCGGTGTCTGGCAGAGACCCATGATTGACAACCCTAACTACAAGGGCAGATGGAAGCCCCCCATGATTGACAACCCTAACTACCAG GGAATCTGGAAACCACGGAAAATACCAAATCCAGATTTCTTTGAAGATCTAGAACCTTTCAAAATGACTCCTTTTAGTGCTATTGGTTTGGAACTTTGGTCTATGACTTCGGACATTTTCTTCGACAACTTTATTGTTTGTGGTGATCGAAGAGTAGTTGACGATTGGGCCAATGATGGATGGGGTCTGAAGAAAGCTGCAGATGGGGCTTCTGAG CCAGGGGTAGTGGGGCAGATGATTGAAGCGGCTGAGGAGCGCCCATGGCTCTGGGTGGTCTACATTTTGACTGTAGCTCTGCCCGTGTTTCTTGTCATCCTCTTCTGCTGTTCTGGAAAG AAACAGGCCAGTCCTGTGGAATACAAAAAGACTGATGCTCCTCAGCCAGATGTGAAGGAggatgaagaagaaaaggaagaggagaaggaaaagggggatGAAGAGGAGGAAGGTGAAGAGAAACTTG aagagaagcaaaaaagtgATGTTGAAGAAGATGGTGACACTGTCAGTCAAGAGGAGGAAGACAGGAAACCTAAAGCAGAG GAGGAGGAAATTTTGAACAGATCACCAAGAAACAGAAAGCCGAGAAGAGAGTGA
- the CANX gene encoding calnexin isoform X1 produces the protein MEGKWLLCMLLVLGTALVQAHDGHDDDVIDIEDDLDDVIEEVEDSKPKPDASSPPSPKVTYKAPVPTGEVYFADSFDRGTLSGWILSKAKKDDTDDEIAKYDGKWEVDEMKETKLPGDKGLVLMSRAKHHAISTKLNKPFIFDTKPLIVQYEVNFQNGIECGGAYVKLLSKTPELNLDQFHDKTPYTIMFGPDKCGEDYKLHFIFRHKNPKTGVYEEKHAKRPDADLKTYFTDKKTHLYTLILNPDNSFEILVDQSVVNSGNLLNDMTPPVNPSREIEDPEDRKPEDWDERPKIPDPDAVKPDDWDEDAPAKIPDEEATKPEGWLDDEPEYVPDPDAERPEDWDEDMDGEWEAPQIANPKCESAPGCGVWQRPMIDNPNYKGRWKPPMIDNPNYQGIWKPRKIPNPDFFEDLEPFKMTPFSAIGLELWSMTSDIFFDNFIVCGDRRVVDDWANDGWGLKKAADGASEPGVVGQMIEAAEERPWLWVVYILTVALPVFLVILFCCSGKKQASPVEYKKTDAPQPDVKEDEEEKEEEKEKGDEEEEGEEKLEEKQKSDVEEDGDTVSQEEEDRKPKAEVIESGGRVDFIEYFHKIIFNGYDSKNSVTANFVKVGFLALKNSIFKFLITFESQNYFPC, from the exons ATGGAAGGGAAGTGGTTGCTGTGTATGTTACTGGTCCTTGGAACTGCTCTTGTTCAAGCTCATGATGGACATGACGATGATGTGATTGACATTGAGGATGACCTTGATGACGTCATTGAAGAGGTAGAAGACTCGAAACCGAAGCCAGATGCCAGCAGTCCGCCATCGCCAAAG GTCACCTACAAAGCTCCAGTTCCAACTGGGGAAGTGTATTTTGCTGATTCTTTTGACAGAGGAACTCTGTCAGG GTGGATTTTATCCAAAGCCAAGAAAGATGACACTGATGACGAAATTGCCAAATATGATG GAAAATGGGAGGTAGATGAAATGAAGGAAACGAAACTTCCAGGCGATAAAGGACTTGTGTTGATGTCTCGGGCCAAACACCATGCTATCTCTACTAAGCTGAACAAGCCCTTCATCTTCGATACCAAGCCTCTCATTGTTCA GTATgaagttaatttccaaaatgggATAGAATGTGGCGGTGCCTATGTGAAACTACTTTCCAAAACCCCAGAGCTCAATCTG GATCAGTTCCACGACAAGACCCCCTATACGATTATGTTTGGTCCAGATAAATGTGGAGAGGACTATAAATTGCACTTCATCTTCCGCCACAAAAACCCCAAAACAGGTGTATATGAAGAAAAGCATGCTAAGAGGCCAGATGCAGATCTGAAGACCTATTTTACTGATAAGAAAACACATCTTTATACATTAA TCTTGAATCCAGATAATAGTTTTGAAATATTAGTGGACCAATCTGTTGTGAACAGTGGGAATCTGTTAAATGACATGACTCCTCCTGTAAATCCTTCACGTGAAATTGAGGACCCAGAAGACCGGAAGCCTGAAGATTGGGATGAAAGACCAAAAATACCAGATCCTGATGCTGTCAAACCAGATGACTG GGATGAGGATGCCCCTGCTAAGATTCCAGATGAAGAAGCTACGAAGCCCGAAGGCTGGTTAGATGATGAGCCTGAGTATGTGCCTGACCCAGACGCAGAGAGGCCGGAGGACTG GGATGAAGATATGGATGGAGAATGGGAGGCTCCTCAGATTGCCAACCCTAAGTGTGAGTCGGCCCCTGGGTGCGGTGTCTGGCAGAGACCCATGATTGACAACCCTAACTACAAGGGCAGATGGAAGCCCCCCATGATTGACAACCCTAACTACCAG GGAATCTGGAAACCACGGAAAATACCAAATCCAGATTTCTTTGAAGATCTAGAACCTTTCAAAATGACTCCTTTTAGTGCTATTGGTTTGGAACTTTGGTCTATGACTTCGGACATTTTCTTCGACAACTTTATTGTTTGTGGTGATCGAAGAGTAGTTGACGATTGGGCCAATGATGGATGGGGTCTGAAGAAAGCTGCAGATGGGGCTTCTGAG CCAGGGGTAGTGGGGCAGATGATTGAAGCGGCTGAGGAGCGCCCATGGCTCTGGGTGGTCTACATTTTGACTGTAGCTCTGCCCGTGTTTCTTGTCATCCTCTTCTGCTGTTCTGGAAAG AAACAGGCCAGTCCTGTGGAATACAAAAAGACTGATGCTCCTCAGCCAGATGTGAAGGAggatgaagaagaaaaggaagaggagaaggaaaagggggatGAAGAGGAGGAAGGTGAAGAGAAACTTG aagagaagcaaaaaagtgATGTTGAAGAAGATGGTGACACTGTCAGTCAAGAGGAGGAAGACAGGAAACCTAAAGCAGAGGTAATAGAAAGTGGGGGGAGAGTAGATTTTATAGAGTATTTTCATAAGATAATTTTCAATGGCTATGACAGTAAAAATTCTGTTACAGCCAATTTTGTAAAAGTGGGATTCTTAgcattaaaaaattcaatttttaaatttttaattacatttgaaTCTCAAAACTATTTTCCGTGCTGA
- the CANX gene encoding calnexin isoform X3, with translation MEGKWLLCMLLVLGTALVQAHDGHDDDVIDIEDDLDDVIEEVEDSKPKPDASSPPSPKVTYKAPVPTGEVYFADSFDRGTLSGWILSKAKKDDTDDEIAKYDGKWEVDEMKETKLPGDKGLVLMSRAKHHAISTKLNKPFIFDTKPLIVQYEVNFQNGIECGGAYVKLLSKTPELNLDQFHDKTPYTIMFGPDKCGEDYKLHFIFRHKNPKTGVYEEKHAKRPDADLKTYFTDKKTHLYTLILNPDNSFEILVDQSVVNSGNLLNDMTPPVNPSREIEDPEDRKPEDWDERPKIPDPDAVKPDDWDEDAPAKIPDEEATKPEGWLDDEPEYVPDPDAERPEDWDEDMDGEWEAPQIANPKCESAPGCGVWQRPMIDNPNYKGRWKPPMIDNPNYQGIWKPRKIPNPDFFEDLEPFKMTPFSAIGLELWSMTSDIFFDNFIVCGDRRVVDDWANDGWGLKKAADGASEPGVVGQMIEAAEERPWLWVVYILTVALPVFLVILFCCSGKKQASPVEYKKTDAPQPDVKEDEEEKEEEKEKGDEEEEGEEKLEEKRASKENSD, from the exons ATGGAAGGGAAGTGGTTGCTGTGTATGTTACTGGTCCTTGGAACTGCTCTTGTTCAAGCTCATGATGGACATGACGATGATGTGATTGACATTGAGGATGACCTTGATGACGTCATTGAAGAGGTAGAAGACTCGAAACCGAAGCCAGATGCCAGCAGTCCGCCATCGCCAAAG GTCACCTACAAAGCTCCAGTTCCAACTGGGGAAGTGTATTTTGCTGATTCTTTTGACAGAGGAACTCTGTCAGG GTGGATTTTATCCAAAGCCAAGAAAGATGACACTGATGACGAAATTGCCAAATATGATG GAAAATGGGAGGTAGATGAAATGAAGGAAACGAAACTTCCAGGCGATAAAGGACTTGTGTTGATGTCTCGGGCCAAACACCATGCTATCTCTACTAAGCTGAACAAGCCCTTCATCTTCGATACCAAGCCTCTCATTGTTCA GTATgaagttaatttccaaaatgggATAGAATGTGGCGGTGCCTATGTGAAACTACTTTCCAAAACCCCAGAGCTCAATCTG GATCAGTTCCACGACAAGACCCCCTATACGATTATGTTTGGTCCAGATAAATGTGGAGAGGACTATAAATTGCACTTCATCTTCCGCCACAAAAACCCCAAAACAGGTGTATATGAAGAAAAGCATGCTAAGAGGCCAGATGCAGATCTGAAGACCTATTTTACTGATAAGAAAACACATCTTTATACATTAA TCTTGAATCCAGATAATAGTTTTGAAATATTAGTGGACCAATCTGTTGTGAACAGTGGGAATCTGTTAAATGACATGACTCCTCCTGTAAATCCTTCACGTGAAATTGAGGACCCAGAAGACCGGAAGCCTGAAGATTGGGATGAAAGACCAAAAATACCAGATCCTGATGCTGTCAAACCAGATGACTG GGATGAGGATGCCCCTGCTAAGATTCCAGATGAAGAAGCTACGAAGCCCGAAGGCTGGTTAGATGATGAGCCTGAGTATGTGCCTGACCCAGACGCAGAGAGGCCGGAGGACTG GGATGAAGATATGGATGGAGAATGGGAGGCTCCTCAGATTGCCAACCCTAAGTGTGAGTCGGCCCCTGGGTGCGGTGTCTGGCAGAGACCCATGATTGACAACCCTAACTACAAGGGCAGATGGAAGCCCCCCATGATTGACAACCCTAACTACCAG GGAATCTGGAAACCACGGAAAATACCAAATCCAGATTTCTTTGAAGATCTAGAACCTTTCAAAATGACTCCTTTTAGTGCTATTGGTTTGGAACTTTGGTCTATGACTTCGGACATTTTCTTCGACAACTTTATTGTTTGTGGTGATCGAAGAGTAGTTGACGATTGGGCCAATGATGGATGGGGTCTGAAGAAAGCTGCAGATGGGGCTTCTGAG CCAGGGGTAGTGGGGCAGATGATTGAAGCGGCTGAGGAGCGCCCATGGCTCTGGGTGGTCTACATTTTGACTGTAGCTCTGCCCGTGTTTCTTGTCATCCTCTTCTGCTGTTCTGGAAAG AAACAGGCCAGTCCTGTGGAATACAAAAAGACTGATGCTCCTCAGCCAGATGTGAAGGAggatgaagaagaaaaggaagaggagaaggaaaagggggatGAAGAGGAGGAAGGTGAAGAGAAACTTG